A single Saccopteryx bilineata isolate mSacBil1 chromosome 9, mSacBil1_pri_phased_curated, whole genome shotgun sequence DNA region contains:
- the VSTM2B gene encoding V-set and transmembrane domain-containing protein 2B, whose product MEQRNQRGALGYLPPLLLHALLLFVADATFTEVPKDVTVLEGDDIEMPCAFRASGATSYSLEIQWWYLKEPPRELLHELALSVPGARSKVTNKDATKISTVRVQGNDISHRLRLSAVRQQDEGVYECRVSDYSDDDTQEHKAQALLRVLSRFAPPNMQAAEAVSHIQSSGPRRHGPASAASASNANHVGATRAAGRATSAPSGGDENPPPGSPSATLGPGPGPRVPEVAATDSAAHTATATVAAAAAASSASPPRGQAVLLRQRHGSGTGPTYTSDPLLSLLLLALHKLLGLLLGH is encoded by the exons ATGGAACAGCGGAACCAGCGCGGCGCCCTTGGATACCTGCCGCCGCTGCTGCTGCACGCCCTGCTGCTCTTCGTGGCCGACG CTACATTTACCGAAGTCCCCAAAGATGTGACAGTACTGGAGGGAGACGACATCGAAATGCCCTGCGCTTTCCGGGCCAGCGGAGCCACCTCGTATTCGCTGGAGATTCAGTGGTGGTACCTGAAAGAGCCGCCCCGGGAGCTGCTGCACGAACTGGCGCTCAGCGTGCCCGGTGCCCGGAGCAAG GTAACAAATAAGGATGCAACTAAAATCAGC ACCGTGCGTGTCCAAGGCAATGACATCTCGCACCGGCTGCGGCTGTCCGCCGTGCGGCAGCAAGACGAGGGCGTGTACGAGTGCCGCGTGTCAGACTACAGCGACGACGACACGCAGGAGCACAAGGCGCAGGCGCTGCTGCGCGTGCTCTCGCGCTTCGCGCCGCCCAACATGCAGGCGGCCGAAGCCGTCTCCCACATCCAGAGCAGCGGCCCGCGTCGCCACGGCCCCGCCAGCGCCGCCAGCGCCTCCAACGCCAACCACGTGGGCGCCACCCGCGCCGCGGGCCGCGCCACTTCCGCGCCCAGCGGCGGCGACGAGAACCCGCCTCCGGGGAGCCCCTCCGCCACCCTCGGTCCTGGTCCAGGGCCCAGAGTCCCCGAGGTCGCCGCCACGGACTCCGCCGCCCACACAGCTACCGCCACCGTGGCTGCTGCAGCCGCTGCATCGTCAGCGTCGCCACCACGCGGCCAGGCGGTCCTTCTGCGCCAGAGGCACGGCTCCG